The Flexibacter flexilis DSM 6793 DNA window CGACATTAACGGTAACGTTGAGTGATCCAAGTCCATTTACGTTGTCAGTAACGAAAGTGGATGAGAGCTTGTGCGGAGCAGGAGATGGCAGTATAGATTTGAGTGTCAGTCCATCGGCAGGTAGCTATGTTTATTCATGGACTAACAGTGCAGGAACGGTGGTTGGTACGAGCCAAGATATGAGTGGTTTGTTGCCCGATACCTATACAGTAAGTGTGATTTCAGGTAGCTGCGTGAGCACGACGAGTGTGGTGATCAATGGTGGATCAGTAGGCTTTGCGTTGTCATCGAGTGTAGTAAATCCGAGTGTATGTAGTGGCGCAGACGGTAGCGTCAATTTGAGTGTAAGTCCTGTTGGCACTTATACATATAGCTGGACTAACAGTTCAGGCGTAGTAGTAGGTACAAGTGAAGATATAAGTGGTTTGAGTGCAGGAGTTTACACGGTAGTGGTAAGTCAAGGCACTTGTACTTCGAGTTTAAGTGTAACGTTGAGTGATCCAAGTCCATTCACATTGTCAGTAACGAAAGTGGATGAGAGCTTGTGTGGAGCAGGAGATGGCAGTATCAATTTGAGTGTCAGTCCATCGGCAGGTAGCTATGTTTATTCATGGACTAACAGTGCAGGAACGGTGGTTGGTACGAGCCAAGATATGAGTGGTTTGTTGCCCGATACCTATACAGTAAGTGTGATTTCAGGTAGCTGCGTGAGCACGACGAGTGTGGTGATCAATGGTGGATCAGTAGGCTTTGCGTTGTCATCGAGCGTAGTAAATCCGAGTGTATGTAGTGGCGCAGACGGTAGCATCAATTTGAGTGTAAGTCCTGTTGGCACTTATACATATAGCTGGACTAACAGTTCAGGCGTAGTAGTAGGTACAAGTGAAGATATAAG harbors:
- a CDS encoding serine-rich family protein, which produces TLTVTLSDPSPFTLSVTKVDESLCGAGDGSIDLSVSPSAGSYVYSWTNSAGTVVGTSQDMSGLLPDTYTVSVISGSCVSTTSVVINGGSVGFALSSSVVNPSVCSGADGSVNLSVSPVGTYTYSWTNSSGVVVGTSEDISGLSAGVYTVVVSQGTCTSSLSVTLSDPSPFTLSVTKVDESLCGAGDGSINLSVSPSAGSYVYSWTNSAGTVVGTSQDMSGLLPDTYTVSVISGSCVSTTSVVINGGSVGFALSSSVVNPSVCSGADGSINLSVSPVGTYTYSWTNSSGVVVGTSEDISGLSAGAYTVVVSQGTCTATLTVTLSDPSPFTLSVTKVDESLCGAGDGSIDLSVSPSAGSYVYSWTNSAGTVVGTSQDMSGLLPDTYTVSVISGSCV